From one Neofelis nebulosa isolate mNeoNeb1 chromosome 4, mNeoNeb1.pri, whole genome shotgun sequence genomic stretch:
- the C4H7orf25 gene encoding UPF0415 protein C7orf25 homolog: MSAHPMLCERIAIAKELIKRAESLSRSRKGGIEGGAKLCSKLKAELKFLQKVEAGKVAIKESHLQSTNLTHLRAIVESAENLEEVVSVLHVFGYTDTLGEKQTLVVDVVANGGHTWVKAIGRKAEALHNIWLGRGQYGDKSIIEQAEDFLQASHQQPVQYSNPHIIFAFYNSVSSPMAEKLQEMGISVRGDIVAVNSLLDHPEELQPSESESDDEGPELLQVTRVDRENILASVAFPTEIKVDVCKRVNLDITTLITYVSALSYGGCHFIFKEKVLTEQAEQERKEQVLPQLEAFMKDKELFACESAVKDFQSILDTLGGPGERERATMLIKQINVVPDQPSERALRLVASSKINSRSLTIFGTGDTLKAITMTANSGFVRAANNQGVKFSVFIHQPRALTESKEALATPLPKDDTTDSEH; encoded by the coding sequence ATGTCCGCACACCCCATGCTCTGTGAACGAATCGCCATAGCCAAGGAACTGATCAAGAGAGCGGAATCACTTTCTCGATCAAGGAAAGGTGGTATAGAAGGTGGTGCAAAGCTGTGCAGCAAATTGAAGGCAGAATTAAAATTCCTACAGAAGGTAGAAGCTGGGAAAGTAGCTATTAAGGAATCCCATTTACAGAGCACTAATCTAACACACCTAAGAGCCATTGTGGAATCAGCAGAAAACTTGGAAGAAGTTGTTAGTGTTCTTCATGTCTTTGGTTACACAGATACCTTGGGAGAAAAGCAGACCCTTGTGGTGGATGTAGTTGCAAACGGTGGTCATACGTGGGTGAAAGCCATTGGCCGCAAGGCTGAAGCTCTACACAACATTTGGCTGGGCAGGGGCCAGTATGGTGACAAGAGCATCATTGAGCAGGCTGAAGACTTCCTCCAGGCCAGTCACCAGCAGCCAGTGCAGTATAGCAATCCTCACATCATCTTTGCGTTTTACAACAGTGTCTCCAGCCCCATGGCGGAGAAGCTCCAAGAAATGGGCATATCCGTGCGAGGAGACATAGTAGCGGTTAACTCTCTGTTAGATCACCCTGAAGAGCTCCAACCAAGCGAGAGTGAGTCCGATGACGAAGGCCCTGAACTTTTGCAAGTGACCAGAGTAGACCGAGAAAATATACTAGCAAGTGTTGCGTTTCCAACAGAAATTAAGGTTGATGTGTGCAAAAGGGTAAATCTGGACATTACTACTTTAATCACATACGTATCTGCCCTCAGCTATGGAGGCTGCCACTTTATCTTCAAAGAAAAAGTGCTCACAGAACAAGCCGAGCAAGAGAGGAAAGAGCAGGTGTTACCACAGCTGGAGGCGTTTATGAAGGACAAAGAGTTGTTTGCTTGTGAATCTGCTGTCAAGGACTTTCAGTCTATTCTAGATACCTTAGGAGgacctggggagagagagagggccactatgctaattaaacaaattaatgtgGTGCCAGACCAGCCTTCTGAGCGTGCCTTGAGACTAGTGGCCAGTTCAAAAATCAATAGCCGCTCATTAACAATTTTTGGGACGGGAGACACTCTAAAAGCCATCACAATGACTGCCAATAGTGGTTTTGTCAGAGCTGCCAACAACCAGGGTGTTAAATTTAGTGTGTTTATCCACCAGCCCAGAGCGCTTACTGAGAGCAAAGAGGCCCTGGCCACCCCCTTACCAAAAGACGACACAACTGACAGCGAACACTAA
- the PSMA2 gene encoding proteasome subunit alpha type-2 — MAERGYSFSLTTFSPSGKLVQIEYALAAVAGGAPSVGIKAANGVVLATEKKQKSILYDERSVHKVEPITKHIGLVYSGMGPDYRVLVHRARKLAQQYYLVYQEPIPTAQLVQRVASVMQEYTQSGGVRPFGVSLLICGWNEGRPYLFQSDPSGAYFAWKATAMGKNYVNGKTFLEKRYNEDLELEDAIHTAILTLKESFEGQMTEDNIEVGICNEAGFRRLTPTEVKDYLAAIA; from the exons ATGGCGGAGCGCGGTTACAGCTTTTCGCTGACTACATTCAG ccCATCTGGTAAACTTGTCCAGATTGAATATGCTTTGGCTGCTGTAGCTGGAGGAGCCCCTTCAGTGGGAATTAAAG ctgcaaaTGGTGTGGTATTGGCAACcgagaagaaacagaaatccatTCTGTATGACGAGCGAAGTGTACACAAAGTGGAACCAATCACCAAGCATATAGGCTTGGTGTATAGTGGCATGGGCCCAGATTACAG AGTGCTTGTGCACAGAGCTCGAAAACTAGCTCAGCAGTACTATCTCGTGTACCAAGAACCCATTCCCACAGCTCAGCTGGTACAGAGAGTAGCTTCTGTGATGCAAGAATATACTCAGTCAGG tGGTGTTCGACCATTTGGAGTTTCTTTACTAATTTGTGGTTGGAATGAGGGGCGACCGTATTTATTTCAGTCAGATCCATCT GGAGCTTACTTTGCGTGGAAAGCCACAGCAATGGGAAAGAACTACGTGAATGGGAAGACTTTCCTAGAGAAAAG ATATAACGAAGACCTGGAACTTGAAGATGCCATTCACACAGCCATATTAACTCTAAAG GAAAGCTTTGAAGGGCAGATGACAGAAGACAACATAGAGGTTGGAATCTGCAATGAAGCCGGATTCAGGAGGCTTACTCCGACTGAAGTTAAGGATTACTTGGCTGCAATAGCATAA
- the MRPL32 gene encoding large ribosomal subunit protein bL32m — translation MASAMLVLAVPPWPAARGLLQNCWERLQRKLWQSWRGFPSSPCGPALAVQGPAVFTEPANDTNGSKEISSLLDSIFWMAAPKNRRSIEVNRCRRRNPQKLIKVKNNIDVCPECGHLKLKHVLCGYCYEKVCKETAEIRRQIGKQEGGPFKAPPVETVVLYTGEAPSEQDQGKRIIERDRKRPSWFTQH, via the exons ATGGCGTCGGCCATGCTGGTCCTGGCGGTTCCTCCGTGGCCGGCAGCCCGGGGACTCCTCCAGAACTGTTGGGAACGACTGCAACGGAAACTTTGGCAGAGCTGGCGAGGCTTTCCCAGTTCCCCATGCG gacCAGCATTAGCGGTCCAAGGTCCAGCAGTATTTACAGAACCAGCAAATGATACTAATGGAAGTAAGGAGATCTCCAGCCTTTTGGATAGTATTTTTTGGATGGCAGCTCCTAAAAACAGACGCAGCATTGAAGTTAACCGCTGTAGGAGAAGAAACCCTCAGAAGCTTATTAAAGTTAAG aacaatattgACGTGTGTCCTGAATGTGGTCACCTGAAACTGAAGCACGTCCTTTGTGGCTATTGCTATGAGAAGGTGTGCAAGGAGACGGCAGAAATCAGAAGACAGATAGGGAAACAAGAAGGGGGACCTTTCAAGGCTCCTCCCGTGGAGACTGTGGTGCTGTACACAGGAGAGGCACCATCTGAACAAGATCAGGGTAAGAGAATCATTGAACGAGACAGGAAGCGACCGTCCTGGTTCACCCAGCATTAA